DNA from Manduca sexta isolate Smith_Timp_Sample1 chromosome 6, JHU_Msex_v1.0, whole genome shotgun sequence:
TCATACCGCGTGGTCGGTCGCCCAATGGTATAGTAGGTTGTATAGATTTTGTATATATCGATAAGAAATTTACTATGTCATCCGGCGGTAGGTGAGAATTTGTAGCAACCGCACGAATGTGAGGATCTGTTATTCCGCGGATGACAATTGCCGAAATCAACTCGTCGCTTAACCCATGGATTATGCGCAAACGTAACAAAGAACGCCGGGCATACTCGGCATAGGTAGAATAATTATCAGAATCTGTTTTCAttacatcaaataaaatattcgcaaAATCTAAACGACGGGGACACAAAGCTTTAAACTCTCGTTTAAAATTGGACCAACTACGATCATTACTAGTCCATTCGTGAAGCCAAAGACGTGCATCACCTTTTAAGCACATACCAATACGTGATAAGCACTCGCGATCGTCccacttatttaataaacgcATATGATCAACATCTCGACACCATAcatcaaaatgtatgaaaatatggTTTGATCTTACCGGCATTGCgttaaatgcgtttaccaactTATCGGCTACTTCACTAATAACCGTCTCCGTCGCGCGGCGGTGATCGTCGTTCGGTACGTCTGAACTTGCCGCACAGGAAGCGCCGCTGGAAGGCACAGCCAGCGCGCCCATTGGTTCACTCAACAGCGTCGGCGGCACCGGCACAGTAACGGGTTCGGGCACCGGCACAGTAACAGTATCGGGCACCAACATGTGCCGCTCGGTCGATGGACCCGCTACCTCATTGTTAGTGCTCACGCGCCGATCTTCCAAAGCGTTCAAGCGATCCACGATTGCTTGAAGCTGTTGTTCCAAGGCAGGAATAGATGGTCGATTTTGCCTGCAGCTTCTTCGTTTTGATTTATCCGCCATTGTCACAAAAGTATGCACTGATAGTTAAAGTCTAAAAGAATTCTAAGAGTGAGCAACGAATCCCACTTCTGAACTTAGGAATTTAaaccgattttatttaaaaaaaaaatacaaactattaCAAGTGTAATCTTAATCTTtgatgaattacaaattatcattaatttattattactagcaGAAATTCAACACTATAATGCAACGACTGTCTCGTCCGAATGCCAACGGCAAAGTGAGTCCGCACTGGCGCAGGCGCTCGCTCGAGCTCTCCCTACTCCCTTCCACAACTACTGTGACGTCACGTAGGCCACGCCTCTTCACAAACTAGTTCGCTCCTTATTGTATGTATTCAatttactaaacaatactttgtaattcaagatgttggatggttttCCTACTGTTtgtgggtggtcgtatcgcttaccatcaggcgaacggcaaactcgtctggtcattcaaagcaataaataatcctttaatgttattatttattttaaatatatttaataacttgtGTTTAATAGTTTACCATGTCATAGTTATCTTTCATATTCGTGGACTAAGAAGGAGTTAATAGGCACTATTACGGGTACTAGCTTTATATTTAAGGAAGTTTTAGTTTTGATAGTACACATGCTTAAGGGGCGAACCTACCATCGTATCAGTGATGAGGGACCCTCAACCATGAGCTCATTcagcccatacctacattaaacttaGCTGGCGCCCAAAGTATAcaagggtgtcccagaaagtcaactcgaaaactatgaaaaatcgcggaacatacatgggggtgattcagATACCCCAAgaggtgctctatctctggacttccgcttgacactactttctgggacaccctgtataggGCCCTTCTATGGCTAGCTACGCTTCTGATACGTGCTAAATAATATGCTCAATTAATGTAACTAGAAGCCTATCTCGTTCAGAAATCGTTACTTTATATCACTTTATACGACAGACGGTTCCTTACAatgttaaaaagtatattttttggtaataatgAAATCCTATATTTACCAGTTCCCTTCAAACAATTATACTCCATAATGTCACAAGAATCAAGGAATCTTCTAGGTTTATTTTCGCTATTGACGCCACATTTTTCAAGGCCATTGTGGATGCACGTCTTGGACTTGTAACAcatcttaaatatttgaaattacgtcaattataatttatttaaattaaccttAAAATTCTTtgaactttttttaatttagtaagtaAAAATTCAGTTAAACATGGCATGAAAGACAAAACTatactttattttgataaagCACATAATATATGGGTTAATATGGGACTGAGAACCtttcaacaattatttacaGGAAAGACTTAGATCTAGGATATCATAgatgttttgttttctattaacaattatattaagaaGACATCTTTTCAATGGCGTTAGATTCCGATTGGAAAACAAAATATGACACGCTTGTTATAAATCTAAAGTACTAAATTATCatggtggtggtaggatatatttaatatacgcCTGGATAGCAaataccgtacacaaggtgttaaaaccgccatagCGACCCACTTAAGTATgtctcgttccgggatcagcctgggtatatccggttccaacaggccggcataattgtgtcgactgccgaggggtaatcaactctcgtcagtcaaacattctgttggaccactctcaacttaccatcagatgcaatggggTCACTATACAATGCccgtaataaaagaaaataagattttaaaacaataaacttacTTTATTAGCTCGCAATCCAACAAGAGTCAGCGAAAATAGGAacaaacctgtaaaaatatcaatcaaataaactttattaggaaataaatactttacaaCAATGaacaacttataaaaattattaatataatcaaaactatccatctaaaatatataaactactTTATAACAATCGAAAAcccataaaagtaattaatattgaagTCATTcacctaaatataaattgtttaaattcatatcaaatgGTTTCCATGCGCttgcaaaaaaaattgtttctttcTCAACAaccgtaaataaaatatattaaggttgtaaaaataaattcgaaaGCGAAATCATAAATTTCGCAATATAACAATTCAGTAACAACAACAATATAACAACAATATTACAcattctcaatatttttttatgaaattcttaaaaagtattttgttaatCACAAGTCTATTTATAATAGAAACCTATAGCAAGACAAAAGTTtgttatattctatttattaactCTTCATAAAACTACTAGTATAATATAGAACAAATATTACCAATTTAAAAAACCGCGCACGTGCAAACTTTTGAATGAACCCTCCATCAGTGTTCCCTTAGTGCTATGACCAGTCCTACATTAAATGAGtcttaaaaagagtgctcacctccTGGTatgcaacggcttggctgtgcctctggcattgcaaagtccatgggcggcagatgctgcttaccatcaggcagaccGCTTGCTCATTTTTcattaaggcaataaaaaactTCAAGATTTAAACTTGACTTTCAAGAAGTTTCTGGagctttctttcttttctttctggAAAAGTTCTGGATTGACGACCACGCAGCGTAGGCAGACCCCCTACGAGATGGActgacgacctggtgagggtcgccgaaGTCcaatggatgagggcggcccagaaccggtccctatggcgctcaatgggggaggcttATGACCAGCAGTAGACGATTCCCGGTTGAAATGATGAACTTGACTAAGACATATTATAACTTGTAATATCTGTATATTTCAGCCTACATGTCTAGACGCCTATATTTGCGTTCACACTGGTGTAAAAAAGTGTGGTTTCGATAAAACTAGCAAGGAGCTAAGATGGTTCCTTGATAAATGTGATTTGTTGGAGTTCAACTGTGAATATAAAACGCGTAAGTTAATAACAACGCGAATTATTTGTAAAGAAGAAATTTCATTTCAAACTTTTTGGAAACAGAAATGTTTCCATTGAaagttcgttttatttttagactaaaataattacaatataagtcTTATAAAGTCAaagattattgtaatttgtttgaaGGCGTGATATTTGAAACTACAGCTCCGATTCTGGATTTTCTTTGACTATAAGGAAGCTATTTATAACTTAACGATAATGTTTACGGAAAGCTATGTGATATTTTTAGTGTGAGAAAGAGGATTACAAGGGCAGAACCGCAAGCAGAGGCTAGtaggtaattaaaataagtaaactaCGTAAATTGTCCAACAGCGAAATATACTCTTTttccacaatattttaataaacattcataCTGATGTTGATAGTAATAGGCTACAGGACAATAATTCCAAAGAACTCAACAACGATTTTCTCAGATTTTGAAGTAGCATCGAATAGTAAATGCAAGAACATACCTATTTAAGTTTACAAACAACAATTTGAAGAGAAGCCAGCGATGTTAACGGGAAGTTTATACAAATGCTAGACAATAGACTAACGTTCCGAATACATAAACATGGGGGAAGAACGCGGTCATTTGTCTTGAGCCTTTTGAACACGTAGGTTTCACAATATGGGATCCAGGAAAGTTTTATCAGGTAAATTGATATTTCTTTACAAATTAATGTCGAAATTAGCAAGTTCACTTGGTGGTAAGCGACTTTACTTCTAAACTTGTGGTAGGGAAATTGTATCCGAAAAgatagcgaccattgtacacGAGGTGTACAAAGGCTCGTTGTTTAAAAAAGCATTAGCTCTACATGAAATTCATAGCTGCAAAATTCTAATTGATTTCGTATTGAATTACATCATATCAGAATGTTTGCAAGGCCTCCTAAGATTTCATGGGTTATTTATGGTCATGGTTCAgaatcaaaatcaattaatatgtttttttaattttcagtttCTTTTCTCGTTTTGGTCATCATTTGTGATTCCATGGCTCATGGTCCACCTCAAGATCGTGACAATGAAGACATAGCCATGGGGCGGAAGGTAAAAAAAGTAAATcatcattcattcataatttttttttactttggcTATGgtaattttgcaatttaattgataatattaccaGTTCGAAGTAAAAGCGATTAATCAATGCCCTTGAGCTCAAATTTCTGTCTTTCACGGGCAATTAATATTGCGTAATTAATGGAGACTATTCAAATAAccttcaatattataacaatttcctaaacaattacaatatctGATTTAATTTCTTCGTACATTTTACTCCTTAAAGTgctccaaatatttatttactgttctATTTGCTGAAagcataattataaaactaactattaccttaaaaaaaatctaaaaatttatttcatcctTTACTAATATTCCTAATTTCTTACCTATGCCTTACGCCGTTGGTTTTTATTAATCATCAATAGTCATATGCAGTCCACTGCCGAAATGAGCCTCTAGTAGTTTCTGTTAGATGTATTTACTCCTTaggtatatttatacttttcaGATGGGTGCCAAGTGGTGCAGCATGGCGAAGGTTTGTAATCACGACAGGATCCCTATCTGCGGCATCAGTCATGCCGGTGACGTCATGGGGTTTAGGGACCTGTGCGACATGTTTGACTTCAATTGCATTAGAAGGAGAAGTTAGTACAGCTTATTACCTGATTCAGActttatcaaaattggtttttCTATGATTTACTTGCCTTTGTAATCCAAAAATTATAGCAAGGAAGggtattcaaaaaaatattaggtaaaaCGGCGATTTTCACGGTTAATGTTAAGAGGgctatgttaatttattttaccgtAAAGGAATTTATGAAATAAGAAACAAAGAAAACACTAATGGCGGCACACAAAACcactttttttacattaaaacgctaaaacattttttacaccAGCTCCAAAGATTGTCTTTGATATAATTTGCATAATCCAAACACTCATCGACTTTTCTGACCTAAACGATATCGATATGTGCAGAACACTTCTAAGGCTATCTCTTATTTCCATCTCTTTGAATGGAGGCAACAATGGACCCGCATCGGGAGCTCTATTATAGATAGCCATGTCAGAATACCCTTGGTTATGGCTAGAAAGGAAATCGGACTTGTTTTCTATTTGCGCACGGCGAATTGACTCCACTAAACCTCATAATTAGTGCAATAATGTCCAAAGCGGCGAcgaaagcctagttgggtgtggaacggtctgccaagacgaatgtccgcaggttcaaatcccaagggcacacacctctgacttttctaaaaaatcatgtgtgtattctttgtgaatttatcgttcgctttaacggtgaaggaaaacatcgtgaggaaacctgcacatccgagaagttctctataggaatttcgaaggtgtgtgaaatctaccaatccgccctaagccagcgtggtggactaaggcctaatccctctcagtagtagaggaggcccgtcctcagcagtgggcaagtatataatacagggctgatattattattattattaatgtccaTTTAGTGTCGATTAATGGGCGATGATTATCGCTCAATCGATACAATGGAGTAGTCTactatttttacatacatttatcaaaaatgtatgttgTCAATAATCTAAACTTTTAGTCAGTacttaaattgtaataattattagttattgcATAAAGCAATTACtgttaactatttaattaaatttgtaactcATCTACAGGGTGTATCCAAAAATCTCAAAGTGTTAATGAATCATTCGTTAGTGTATTAAGATTTAAGATTTAgggtatatattattgtattatttaattttatgctttgataaatatgatataaacgTTGATAACATTCTAGACCATTCACCAATGTTAACTACTTTTTGACAATGTTTTCTATAATCATGTCaaatactaaattttaaaatattttgttccagATTACAAACAAACAGCATGTCCCGAGGATAAGTCTATCCTCACAGTGTCCCGCCGTCCCACAAACAGTTATTATGatgattaatttgaaaaattatcacaataacattttatgcaaatatttttatccttgtgtaatatttaattaaatgaatgtatTGGAATAATTGTGGtttgtctttaatttaattaaatgagtaTATCGGAAATAATTGTGGtttgtctttaatttaattaaatgagtaTATCGGAAATAATTGTGGtttgtctttaatttaattaaatgagtatatcaaaaataattgtggttcgtctttaatgtaattaaatgcaTAATTGTGGTTTGTCTCAATTTATTCTCTCGCCGCATTCCTCAATCCGATGATTGATGAATgattttatgtgaaaaaaatGGTTATACCTTTGCCGAGCATACTATTTATACGGACaaaaaattctatataatatatttaccacGTTTTTGTACATGGGTACGGCAGAGTGAtccgactgcacctgatgggtagtggagtggggtccagatagcgacacctgacgaaagatgattacccctcaccagtcgaaacaattatgccgaccttttttaattataataatacctatattattatttgatgatGTTATTTGATATCATGAAATTAATGCTAAAACATAGGTTGTTACAATGACTCcgttacttaaattttaaagtacttttagAGGAAAGATCAATATCTATATCAAACTCGCCtgtatatcaaataattaaattattataatatactgctTCGATGATTAAATGGTGTATTCTCAGCCATGgcctataataaaaaactacgaaaattataaacagttggaaaatataaggtttttattttaattccacgacgttttaaattcttttacaattttatatagataGGTCAAATATGCAAACATAGCATAGCATCGATTTTTTCATTAAGCCAAATTAAATATCGTAAagcaggaaaataaataatggagCATGTAAACAAAGGTTGTATGCAACATATTCACTATATTAACTAAAATCCGCCTTAGAAACCAACATAGCTAAATTTCTGAGAATCGATCACAACACACTggataattaacaaacattcttTGTTTAACTCAAACAATCCTGTTGAGAACATGTCTCGTCATAGAGTGCATTACCGAAATTAAGTGTGTAATGTtgattacataaaaattaattacatttcattattacgaaatattaattaatttcattaagtttttacgaaatattattgaatttacttattacaaaatattaattaattacatttaattacgaaaaattattaataaatattatgtttgtaaaaatgcaaatatatttaagtgtGTTGTTGATGTTGGTTCATTGTCATATTACTGGTGATAAAGCTCATCTGGTAAGTACTTTTGAaatatgtagtttattttacggtagttgttttacggtacgactgcagtcgtgtcttgggttcgatacccgggtcgggcaaattgatattgggttttcctatTCTGTATCAGCCCAGAATCTGGAAGTTGTGGctgaaatggcgataggctcgcctgctaccacatcatgggactgaatacacacggtggaaagtagATGCctcagttgcacctctgtctaccccttcagggatcaAAGCTGGGTGTGTGTATGGCCTTCCTTGCCTATATTTTGGACATTTATTATAGATTCAATATTTACCGTCGCGAGCTTAACTATGGTAATTTCTGTTCCAGTCGGAATTGAAAAAGTTATGTGAACACGCGTATTCATGTTTTCATGATACAGTCATTATATGCGGCAAATCTGTTAACGAAGCGCGAACCTTCTTAGATTTGTGCGATTTGTATGAATACTCCTGCGAATACAATATGggtatgtattatatgtatttgtcCTCTTTTCATGGGTGACTTTATCACTATCAGTCTTCAAGTTCTGTGTTTAAAATCATTAGCTGTGTAATTTTGACGCTTGCATTCATAGACTTACCAAAATCTTTTCATGGAGtttcaaaaagtattttgtaatttatttgtataatttagaataatgtaaaagttgaaataaactttattacaggcattatttaaaataaagctaaTAATCTTCACATAAGTATCCATGTAGATACGAACTGTTTATctcttatataatttatgagcATGTAAATCTTAGAGCGCCTTTAAATTACAAGGCGCCCTGtgctattgttttaaaaaatagaatatttcttttgcaattgtgtttaattaataatcacTTTTGTACTAGTTTACAGACATGTAAAAGAAGACGATGGTGTTTGTCCGAATCCTAAAGAACTTGGCACAGGAGTGGGCTAACGGAAGGCATCAAACagctgtattaattaaaaacttctaAACTTTATTAATGTATTGGAATTACAAAAAGAAACTATGATAT
Protein-coding regions in this window:
- the LOC115454011 gene encoding uncharacterized protein LOC115454011 isoform X2 encodes the protein MGSRKVLSVSFLVLVIICDSMAHGPPQDRDNEDIAMGRKMGAKWCSMAKVCNHDRIPICGISHAGDVMGFRDLCDMFDFNCIRRRNYKQTACPEDKSILTVSRRPTNSYYDD
- the LOC115454011 gene encoding uncharacterized protein LOC115454011 isoform X1; amino-acid sequence: MGSRKVLSVSFLVLVIICDSMAHGPPQDRDNEDIAMGRKVKKMGAKWCSMAKVCNHDRIPICGISHAGDVMGFRDLCDMFDFNCIRRRNYKQTACPEDKSILTVSRRPTNSYYDD
- the LOC115454010 gene encoding uncharacterized protein LOC115454010, whose product is MNLNNLYLGLFLFSLTLVGLRANKMCYKSKTCIHNGLEKCGVNSENKPRRFLDSCDIMEYNCLKGTDFQKTSLEKCASLPPLDYSQESNKASASKQDNDETDDDKASHSE